From the genome of Biomphalaria glabrata chromosome 1, xgBioGlab47.1, whole genome shotgun sequence, one region includes:
- the LOC106051478 gene encoding Krueppel homolog 1-like: MDNLPPSGFQFVGEDYGPVDFPGSLPGEMQAGMAFAGGGPVFPQNQRGGSYGMPTFHMNYPQQASMPAMSSLPSGTFRTRFTDYPPDQGPHLTMSLSTAAPGMLSDRLPSFSTIVSSSGTSSTDIAKSAQALYSSISGQQHAFQPSGSRGIQNHFDSSSYPEQVSGKNYSKSPSHGSTSPGMGNTGYANNIPHSALMQHAAHNGSSQHMPSHSPRSYKDDGPSQQQYLGGAMHLDRHGVYNHGMVQSSGESMTIPKFKHKYLAHNQHMPRRHHGPCKFFIIGKTERPSVFNKGTQTNEEQMGELKIKIPKAEIYRSESEADFSDDDDARVRRRRVAQNQVPRGSPRITFPYDPLPAQGGEYRDFNKSPKVKTIISPSFLDAAGKATMTTCVANKATIVTVGIVSRPSGLGGAFPTDSCQNKRIMSTGNAHTYRAHPNKHNSRRDLDIKVDHQFDEEQLLEERKAKARELEQDRMEVSVRIDDTQYVQVGNAKRWQCTECDKSYTTKHNLVMHVLDHSGIKPHLCLKCGKYFKQLSHLNTHMLTHDQIKPHTCNMCGKGFTQISHLKRHTAVSEKNGYCANLRSRHPSGHSPSSSQHSGPGIHTSPGVVVKRYSDQNQSFDSEYDMEDIKDGDKNGLGGKLLCHYCDRKFRYPSQLKDHMQSHNGNRPYMCIECGMDFMKEHHLKAHQFTHTGLKPYSCDICGRSFNQRANLQRHKLIHETTRTFKCNICSKSFTQPQTLKAHQVVHADRKPFECTICGKEFGRYHNLQGHMHMHTNTKPYVCFCGSTFTLKGNLNRHKKVKHGLNETTDVMEEDAVNFLSSLSERARDDHNMDGENGSLSPGSEGEDGKSNRKGRKSIPRKISQGDVDGEESAVVPSTDLSAPVAPQMALSQQAAVGTEIPGNSSQVGASKPFVIQNPDTDDEVDEDEDEEESGKAPSASTEKLAAPAPSVMNFQPLNVNTGKENEAIAKPSSKRRDEVSQAEKRPRRQSQRRSLKVNAIGIEAHDSGGENELSTDVNDNTDTDWVPGSRRRLRGKPDVLERGKM; this comes from the exons ATGGACAACTTGCCCCCATCAGGGTTTCAGTTTGTGGGAGAAGACTATGGTCCAGTTGATTTTCCAGGTTCTCTTCCTGGTGAGATGCAAGCTGGGATGGCTTTTGCTGGTGGTGGTCCAGTTTTCCCACAAAACCAGAGAGGTGGCAGCTATGGTATGCCAACTTTCCATATGAACTACCCTCAGCAGGCAAGTATGCCAGCAATGTCCTCACTTCCATCAGGTACCTTCAGAACTAGATTTACAGATTATCCACCTGACCAGGGTCCTCACCTTACAATGTCATTATcaacagcagcaccagggatGCTATCTGATCGTCTGCCAAGTTTTAGCACCATAGTTTCCAGCAGTGGCACAAGTAGCACAGATATTGCAAAAAGTGCACAAGCATTATACTCAAGTATATCTGGTCAACAGCATGCATTCCAACCATCTGGCAGTCGTGGAATTCAAAACCATTTTGACTCATCTTCTTATCCAGAACAGGTCAGTGGTAAAAACTACAGCAAATCTCCATCTCATGGCTCTACCTCACCAGGAATGGGAAACACAGGCTATGCTAACAACATACCCCATTCAGCCCTAATGCAGCATGCAGCCCACAATGGCAGCAGTCAGCACATGCCATCCCATTCTCCGAGGTCATACAAAGATGATGGGCCCAGTCAGCAGCAGTACTTGGGTGGAGCCATGCACCTTGATCGACATGGAGTCTACAATCATGGCATGGTTCAGAGCTCCGGAGAGTCTATGACGATTCCTAAGTTCAAGCATAAGTATTTAGCTCATAACCAACACATGCCTAGACGGCATCATGGTCCTTGTAAGTTTTTTATCATTGGTAAAACAGAAAGACCATCAGTATTTAATAAAGGTACACAGACAAATGAAGAGCAGATGGgggaattaaaaataaaaattcccaAGGCTGAAATTTATAGATCAGAATCGGAGGCAGACTTttctgatgatgatgatgccAGGGTGCGTCGTCGTAGAGTTGCACAAAATCAAGTACCAAGAGGTTCTCCACGTATAACATTTCCATATGACCCACTGCCAGCGCAGGGTGGAGAGTATCGTGATTTTAACAAAAGTCcaaaagtaaaaacaataatttctcCCAGTTTTTTAGACGCTGCAGGTAAAGCAACTATGACTACATGTGTAGCAAATAAGGCTACTATAGTCACTGTTGGAATAGTAAGCAGGCCATCTGGACTTGGTGGGGCATTCCCCACAGACAGCTGTCAGAACAAGAGAATCATGTCCACTGGGAACGCTCACACATACAGAGCCCATCCAAACAAGCATAACTCTAGGAGGGATTTGGATATCAAAGTTGATCATCAGTTTGACGAGGAGCAGCTTCTGGAGGAAAGGAAAGCCAAAGCTAGAGAGTTGGAGCAGGACAGGATGGAGGTTAGCGTCAGGATAGATGACACTCAGTATGTCCAGGTGGGCAATGCTAAGAGGTGGCAGTGTACTGAATGTGATAAGTCATATACCACTAAACACAACCTGGTCATGCATGTTCTGGACCACAGTGGAATCAAACCCCATTTATGTCTGAAGTGTGGCAAATATTTTAAGCAGCTGAGCCACCTCAACACCCACATGCTCACACATGATCAAATTAAACCACACACCTGCAACATGTGTGGTAAAGGTTTCACACAGATAAGTCATCTCAAGCGCCACACAGCAGTTAGTGAGAAAAATGGCTACTGTGCAAACTTGCGTTCGAGACACCCATCTGGTCACTCACCATCATCCTCTCAACATTCTGGGCCAGGG ATTCATACTTCACCTGGTGTTGTAGTAAAACGTTACTCAGATCAGAACCAAAGCTTCGACTCAGAATATGACATGGAAGACATCAAAGATGGGGACAAGAATGGCTTGGGTGGCAAACTCCTCTGCCACTACTGTGATCGTAAATTCCGATACCCCAGTCAATTGAAAGACCACATGCAGTCTCATAATGGAAACAGGCCATATATGTGTATTGAGTGTGGCATGGATTTTATGaaa GAGCACCATCTAAAAGCTCATCAGTTCACTCACACTGGCCTGAAACCCTACTCCTGTGACATTTGCGGCAGGTCATTCAATCAGAGGGCCAACCTGCAGCGTCACAAGCTGATTCATGAGACCACTCGCACATTCAAGTGTAACATTTGCTCCAAGTCATTTACTCAGCCACAGACACTGAAAGCCCACCAAGTTGTGCATGCAGATAGAAAACCTTTTGAATGTACCATCTGTG gtAAAGAATTTGGACGCTACCATAATTTGCAAGGACACATGCATATGCATACTAACACTAAACCATATGTTTGCTTCTGTGGTAGTACATTCACATTAAAAG GAAATCTCAACAGACATAAAAAGGTGAAACATGGTTTAAATGAGACAACAGATGTCATGGAGGAAGATGCTGTCAACTTTTTAAGTTCACTTTCGGAAAGAGCAAGAGATGACCACAATATGGATGGCGAGAATGGAAGTTTAAGTCCTGGATCTGAAGGGGAAGATGGAAAAAGTAATAGAAAGGGGAGGAAATCCATTCCTAGAAAAATATCTCAAGGAGATGTGGATGGAGAGGAGTCTGCTGTGGTTCCTTCCACAGATCTCTCTGCTCCTGTAGCCCCACAGATGGCATTGTCTCAGCAGGCTGCTGTAGGGACTGAAATTCCTGGGAACTCATCCCAGGTTGGTGCATCCAAGCCTTTTGTCATACAGAACCCAGATACTGATGATGAAGTTGATGAGGATGAAGATGAGGAAGAATCTGGCAAGGCACCCAGTGCCTCCACAGAGAAGTTGGCAGCACCAGCTCCATCTGTGATGAACTTTCAACCCCTGAATGTCAACACTGGCAAGGAAAATGAGGCCATTGCTAAACCCTCCAGCAAACGCCGGGATGAAGTCTCTCAGGCTGAAAAAAGACCACGAAGGCAGTCTCAGAGGCGCTCACTTAAAGTTAATGCCATTGGTATTGAAGCTCATGACAGTGGAGGTGAGAATGAGCTATCAACAGACGTCAATGACAACACAGATACTGATTGGGTTCCAGGCTCTAGACGAAGACTTAGAGGGAAACCGGATGTTTTGGAAAGAGGAAAAATGTAA